CGGCGGAAATTGGAGTTTCTACTGCATGGGTAAGAAGACTATACGCTTCGAAATCGTCTGGAAGCAATGGTTCTTCAACCCAGGCAAGCTCATACTTCTCTAGTTTACCTATCATAGTTCTGGCGAAATTGTAATTCCACGACATCCAAGCATCTGCAGCCAACTCCAAAGAATAACCAATTGTATCTCTTACTGTCTTCACCAATCCAAGGTTCTTCTCGATTGCGTACGGATCAGATGGTCCAGCAGCAAATCTCATTTTCATCGTTCTGTAGCCTTCTTCCACGTAGCTTATTGCTTCCTTAGCAAGTTCTTCGGCCGAGAGAGGGTGGAGATGACTGGCATACGCTCTGATCCTTTCTCGTGTCTTACCCCCGATTAGAGAATAGACCGGTATATCCAACGATTTGCCCAGTGCATCGTACATGAGGAGATCTACGGCGCTGATCGAGTGCATTACAAGACCCCCACGTCCCAGAGGCATTGTGTATCTGTAAAGCAGATCCCATGCTTTACTAGTCTCTGTCAAATCGAAACCATAAATCACTCGCGATATCTTCATTACAAAATCGGCAACAACTTTTGATACTGCAATGTAACTCTCTATACCTTCATCTGTCTTCAGCCTTAGGAATGATATCTGATCGAGCAAAGCAGCTTCGACAGGTGAAATTTGTCCCAAAGTGTTGACGTAATAGTCTGTTGGCTTTACGTATGGATACAATGGCTGCTCAACAGATTCTGTTCGAATAATATCGATACTTGCTATTTTCATTTTGCTCACGAGCAGTTATTTAACTTTCAAATTAAAAGTTTTTCCGGACATTTCCTATAAAAATGAATATATATTGAGATGATTACTGTATGAAACCAACTCCTAAATCATTGCGCACAGTAGTCTGCGCCGCTCTAAGCATGGAGAATTAAGATGAAGGCTAATGATATTTACAAAGGAATTTTTCCTGCA
The genomic region above belongs to Thermoplasmatales archaeon and contains:
- a CDS encoding L-rhamnonate dehydratase, with amino-acid sequence MKIASIDIIRTESVEQPLYPYVKPTDYYVNTLGQISPVEAALLDQISFLRLKTDEGIESYIAVSKVVADFVMKISRVIYGFDLTETSKAWDLLYRYTMPLGRGGLVMHSISAVDLLMYDALGKSLDIPVYSLIGGKTRERIRAYASHLHPLSAEELAKEAISYVEEGYRTMKMRFAAGPSDPYAIEKNLGLVKTVRDTIGYSLELAADAWMSWNYNFARTMIGKLEKYELAWVEEPLLPDDFEAYSLLTHAVETPISAGEHHYFLYDMKRLLDAGVRILQPDAVWTGGITSMKKIAALAEVYGATVIPHTSNIYNLHFTMSEKEAVAPMSEFLTKYREWMEQHVTNVPKPDKGYFTLPEGSGFGIKYDFH